The Bombus affinis isolate iyBomAffi1 chromosome 17, iyBomAffi1.2, whole genome shotgun sequence genome includes a region encoding these proteins:
- the LOC126926028 gene encoding DNA topoisomerase 2-binding protein 1-like isoform X2 yields MSQQIKCTKKSNIYFLRPKKKKSKDHISEDMLLTYDKCLTLGMEPVWISERDSNKMKFTRNDILVVEKYEELSDNTLKTSKCCIVNPELFPLISNITLGRTSPVHSNVMQDLCICISSRLCLEDKRYIQVLVSQMSGNFTTKLNDKVTHLVILSILSVEYEKAIRMKIQIVTKEWVKAIWEANKGDYVEPNDKRFDKYKVSIFYNLVITATNIKRCEKEEIARLIKDNGGMYLNDLDIKKVNIVLAPENSEVSQKLKYAEEANIICLTLNWLYESIKAGHALPFKHYIYQTEQKEQYSSRRSNVSTVTTILDNLTFIEAEAAGPFLYGCVIYLAGFTSDQKDKLNLILTVGYAMPFDYVCDMVTHVIVGDEDRAASELKLLKPGALCPHILKLEWLVESIRLKQPAPVEYFLYEQENSTLKKDLQLMQERMSEEGKESSNLGQQELHNAIVSTTDEPYTPVSTQLSESPEEYFIPPEANNIDINDRLFEGLTFVVSDLCDMYNDVVKDIIAMNGKVVQDMLVTSPDYGIVPKFGMTLNCTAKEIVTDLFIEDCIDQGRIVKVMYYHRPISVTKIALVGCVLTISTYVGVERSYLVTLAMELGATKQNIFACETIIEEGIYKNTHLICPMPEGKKYDLAVRCKIPVVTAEWLKACAAQSTWVDETPFLVKSLGPERPMELDTSLLQTNTNKIVFSTEPVATTSRSCNIIVPKEYLLNLQVQNNILKNMLSNELSLPMNTTFKPPETQCSQVFRSIPSLGTERSWLEGINYSLNLIKEKPPLEKPFNRVISMLKKNCQKVNEKLPENHDAAAKDGFN; encoded by the exons ATGAGTCAACAGATTAAATGTACAAAAAAGTCCAACATTTATTTTCTTAGACCAAAGAAGAAAAAGTCTAAAGACCATATTAGTGAAGATATGCTGCTTACATACGAT AAATGCCTTACGCTTGGCATGGAACCAGTATGGATCAGTGAAAGAGATtctaataaaatgaaatttacgaGAAATGATATCCTTGTGGTGGAAAAATATGAAGAACTTTCAGATAATACATTAAAAACATCTAAATGTTG CATAGTTAATCCAGAACTTTTTCCACTTATTTCTAATATAACTCTAGGTAGAACAAGTCCAGTGCATTCAAATGTCATGCAAGATCTTTGTATATGTATTTCTTCTCGTTTATGTTTAGAAGATAAG AGATACATACAAGTATTAGTGTCACAGATGAGTGGAAATTTTACAACAAAGTTAAATGATAAAGTAACACATCTTgtaatattatctattttgtCTGTTGAATACGAG AAGGCAATACGTATGAAAATACAAATAGTTACAAAAGAATGGGTTAAAGCAATATGGGAAGCAAATAAGGGAGATTATGTTGAGCCAAATGACAAGAGGTTTGATAAATATAAAGTTTCTATCTTCTATAATTTAGTTATAACAGCAACAAATATTAAGAGATGTGAAAAGGAAGAAATTGCACGTTTAATTAAAGATAATGGAGGA ATGTATTTGAATGATTTGGATATAAAAAAAGTTAATATAGTACTTGCACCAGAAAATAGTGAAGTAAGTCAGAAGCTCAAATATGCAGAAGAagcaaatattatttgtttaacACTAAATTGGCTATATGAAAGTATAAAAGCTGGCCATGCTTTGCCTTTTAAGCACTATATATATCAAACAGAACAAAAAGAACAATATTCTTCAAGAAGATCAAATG TTTCTACAGTTACTACAATTTTGGATAATCTTACGTTTATTGAAGCAGAAGCGGCTGGTCCATTTTTATATGGTTGCGTT ATTTACCTAGCTGGATTTACTTCTGATCAAAAGGATAAACTTAACTTAATATTGACTGTAGGTTATGCAATGCCATTTGATTATGTATGTGACATGGTAACACACGTTATTGTCGGGGACGAAGATAGGGCAGCTAGTGAACTAAAATTATTGAAACCAGGAGCATTATG TCCACATATATTGAAACTGGAATGGTTGGTAGAGAGTATCAGATTAAAACAGCCCGCGCCAGTAGAATATTTCTTATACGAACAAGAAAATAGTACACTTAAAAAG GATTTACAATTGATGCAAGAAAGGATGTCAGAAGAAGGGAAAGAATCATCTAATCTCGGTCAACAGGAGCTACATAATGCAATTG TTTCAACAACTGATGAGCCATATACACCTGTTTCAACTCAACTGTCAGAAagtcccgaagaatatttcataccaCCTGAAGCAaataatattgatattaatgatAGACTATTTGAAG gtCTGACATTTGTCGTATCTGACTTATGTGACATGTATAATGATGTGGTTAAAGATATAATAGCAATGAATGGAAAAGTAGTTCAAGATATGCTCGTTACGAGTCCAGACTATGGTATTGTGCCAAAATTTGGTATGACTTTAAATTGTACAGCGAAAGAAATTGTTACCGATTTGTTTATT GAAGATTGTATAGATCAGGGTCGAATAGTTAAAGTTATGTATTATCATAGACCTATATCTGTAACAAAGATTGCATTAGTAGGTTGTGTTCTTACAATCAGCACATATGTAGGAGTTGAACGATCGTATCTTGTAACATTAGCTATGGAATTGGGTGCAAC AAAGCAAAATATTTTCGCTTGTGAAACGATTATTGAAGAAGGTATCTATAAAAACACACATTTAATTTGTCCAATGCCGGAAGGGAAGAAGTATGACCTTGCAGTAAGGTGTAAAATACCAGTTGTTACCGCAGAATGGTTAAAAGCCTGTGCGGCTCAATCAACATGGGTTGACGAAACGCCATTTCTTGTAAAAAGTTTAG GCCCAGAAAGACCAATGGAATTAGACACAAGTTTACTTCAAACTAACACAAATAAAATAGTTTTTTCTACTGAACCAGTAGCCACTACTTCAAGAAGCTGCAACATTATTGTTCCAAAAGAATATTTGCTAAATttacaa gttcaaaataatattttaaaaaacatGCTGAGTAATGAACTCAGCTTACCTATGAACACAACTTTTAAACCACCAGAAACACAATGTAGTCAAGTGTTTAGATCCATTCCTTCACTAGGGACAGAGAGATCTTGGTTGGAAGGGATTAATTATtccttaaatttaataaaagaaaaacctCCTTTGGAAAAGCCATTTAATAGA GTTATCTCAATGCTTAAAAAAAACTGTCAGAAAGTAAATGAAAAGTTACCAGag aATCATGATGCAGCAGCAAAAGATGGTTTCAACTAG
- the LOC126926028 gene encoding DNA topoisomerase 2-binding protein 1-like isoform X3, which produces MSQQIKCTKKSNIYFLRPKKKKSKDHISEDMLLTYDKCLTLGMEPVWISERDSNKMKFTRNDILVVEKYEELSDNTLKTSKCCIVNPELFPLISNITLGRTSPVHSNVMQDLCICISSRLCLEDKRYIQVLVSQMSGNFTTKLNDKVTHLVILSILSVEYEKAIRMKIQIVTKEWVKAIWEANKGDYVEPNDKRFDKYKVSIFYNLVITATNIKRCEKEEIARLIKDNGGMYLNDLDIKKVNIVLAPENSEVSQKLKYAEEANIICLTLNWLYESIKAGHALPFKHYIYQTEQKEQYSSRRSNVSTVTTILDNLTFIEAEAAGPFLYGCVIYLAGFTSDQKDKLNLILTVGYAMPFDYVCDMVTHVIVGDEDRAASELKLLKPGALCPHILKLEWLVESIRLKQPAPVEYFLYEQENSTLKKDLQLMQERMSEEGKESSNLGQQELHNAIVSTTDEPYTPVSTQLSESPEEYFIPPEANNIDINDRLFEGLTFVVSDLCDMYNDVVKDIIAMNGKVVQDMLVTSPDYGIVPKFGMTLNCTAKEIVTDLFIEDCIDQGRIVKVMYYHRPISVTKIALVGCVLTISTYVGVERSYLVTLAMELGATKQNIFACETIIEEGIYKNTHLICPMPEGKKYDLAVRCKIPVVTAEWLKACAAQSTWVDETPFLVKSLVPSKGPERPMELDTSLLQTNTNKIVFSTEPVATTSRSCNIIVPKEYLLNLQVQNNILKNMLSNELSLPMNTTFKPPETQCSQVFRSIPSLGTERSWLEGINYSLNLIKEKPPLEKPFNRNHDAAAKDGFN; this is translated from the exons ATGAGTCAACAGATTAAATGTACAAAAAAGTCCAACATTTATTTTCTTAGACCAAAGAAGAAAAAGTCTAAAGACCATATTAGTGAAGATATGCTGCTTACATACGAT AAATGCCTTACGCTTGGCATGGAACCAGTATGGATCAGTGAAAGAGATtctaataaaatgaaatttacgaGAAATGATATCCTTGTGGTGGAAAAATATGAAGAACTTTCAGATAATACATTAAAAACATCTAAATGTTG CATAGTTAATCCAGAACTTTTTCCACTTATTTCTAATATAACTCTAGGTAGAACAAGTCCAGTGCATTCAAATGTCATGCAAGATCTTTGTATATGTATTTCTTCTCGTTTATGTTTAGAAGATAAG AGATACATACAAGTATTAGTGTCACAGATGAGTGGAAATTTTACAACAAAGTTAAATGATAAAGTAACACATCTTgtaatattatctattttgtCTGTTGAATACGAG AAGGCAATACGTATGAAAATACAAATAGTTACAAAAGAATGGGTTAAAGCAATATGGGAAGCAAATAAGGGAGATTATGTTGAGCCAAATGACAAGAGGTTTGATAAATATAAAGTTTCTATCTTCTATAATTTAGTTATAACAGCAACAAATATTAAGAGATGTGAAAAGGAAGAAATTGCACGTTTAATTAAAGATAATGGAGGA ATGTATTTGAATGATTTGGATATAAAAAAAGTTAATATAGTACTTGCACCAGAAAATAGTGAAGTAAGTCAGAAGCTCAAATATGCAGAAGAagcaaatattatttgtttaacACTAAATTGGCTATATGAAAGTATAAAAGCTGGCCATGCTTTGCCTTTTAAGCACTATATATATCAAACAGAACAAAAAGAACAATATTCTTCAAGAAGATCAAATG TTTCTACAGTTACTACAATTTTGGATAATCTTACGTTTATTGAAGCAGAAGCGGCTGGTCCATTTTTATATGGTTGCGTT ATTTACCTAGCTGGATTTACTTCTGATCAAAAGGATAAACTTAACTTAATATTGACTGTAGGTTATGCAATGCCATTTGATTATGTATGTGACATGGTAACACACGTTATTGTCGGGGACGAAGATAGGGCAGCTAGTGAACTAAAATTATTGAAACCAGGAGCATTATG TCCACATATATTGAAACTGGAATGGTTGGTAGAGAGTATCAGATTAAAACAGCCCGCGCCAGTAGAATATTTCTTATACGAACAAGAAAATAGTACACTTAAAAAG GATTTACAATTGATGCAAGAAAGGATGTCAGAAGAAGGGAAAGAATCATCTAATCTCGGTCAACAGGAGCTACATAATGCAATTG TTTCAACAACTGATGAGCCATATACACCTGTTTCAACTCAACTGTCAGAAagtcccgaagaatatttcataccaCCTGAAGCAaataatattgatattaatgatAGACTATTTGAAG gtCTGACATTTGTCGTATCTGACTTATGTGACATGTATAATGATGTGGTTAAAGATATAATAGCAATGAATGGAAAAGTAGTTCAAGATATGCTCGTTACGAGTCCAGACTATGGTATTGTGCCAAAATTTGGTATGACTTTAAATTGTACAGCGAAAGAAATTGTTACCGATTTGTTTATT GAAGATTGTATAGATCAGGGTCGAATAGTTAAAGTTATGTATTATCATAGACCTATATCTGTAACAAAGATTGCATTAGTAGGTTGTGTTCTTACAATCAGCACATATGTAGGAGTTGAACGATCGTATCTTGTAACATTAGCTATGGAATTGGGTGCAAC AAAGCAAAATATTTTCGCTTGTGAAACGATTATTGAAGAAGGTATCTATAAAAACACACATTTAATTTGTCCAATGCCGGAAGGGAAGAAGTATGACCTTGCAGTAAGGTGTAAAATACCAGTTGTTACCGCAGAATGGTTAAAAGCCTGTGCGGCTCAATCAACATGGGTTGACGAAACGCCATTTCTTGTAAAAAGTTTAG TGCCGTCTAAAGGCCCAGAAAGACCAATGGAATTAGACACAAGTTTACTTCAAACTAACACAAATAAAATAGTTTTTTCTACTGAACCAGTAGCCACTACTTCAAGAAGCTGCAACATTATTGTTCCAAAAGAATATTTGCTAAATttacaa gttcaaaataatattttaaaaaacatGCTGAGTAATGAACTCAGCTTACCTATGAACACAACTTTTAAACCACCAGAAACACAATGTAGTCAAGTGTTTAGATCCATTCCTTCACTAGGGACAGAGAGATCTTGGTTGGAAGGGATTAATTATtccttaaatttaataaaagaaaaacctCCTTTGGAAAAGCCATTTAATAGA aATCATGATGCAGCAGCAAAAGATGGTTTCAACTAG
- the LOC126926028 gene encoding DNA topoisomerase 2-binding protein 1-like isoform X1, with amino-acid sequence MSQQIKCTKKSNIYFLRPKKKKSKDHISEDMLLTYDKCLTLGMEPVWISERDSNKMKFTRNDILVVEKYEELSDNTLKTSKCCIVNPELFPLISNITLGRTSPVHSNVMQDLCICISSRLCLEDKRYIQVLVSQMSGNFTTKLNDKVTHLVILSILSVEYEKAIRMKIQIVTKEWVKAIWEANKGDYVEPNDKRFDKYKVSIFYNLVITATNIKRCEKEEIARLIKDNGGMYLNDLDIKKVNIVLAPENSEVSQKLKYAEEANIICLTLNWLYESIKAGHALPFKHYIYQTEQKEQYSSRRSNVSTVTTILDNLTFIEAEAAGPFLYGCVIYLAGFTSDQKDKLNLILTVGYAMPFDYVCDMVTHVIVGDEDRAASELKLLKPGALCPHILKLEWLVESIRLKQPAPVEYFLYEQENSTLKKDLQLMQERMSEEGKESSNLGQQELHNAIVSTTDEPYTPVSTQLSESPEEYFIPPEANNIDINDRLFEGLTFVVSDLCDMYNDVVKDIIAMNGKVVQDMLVTSPDYGIVPKFGMTLNCTAKEIVTDLFIEDCIDQGRIVKVMYYHRPISVTKIALVGCVLTISTYVGVERSYLVTLAMELGATKQNIFACETIIEEGIYKNTHLICPMPEGKKYDLAVRCKIPVVTAEWLKACAAQSTWVDETPFLVKSLVPSKGPERPMELDTSLLQTNTNKIVFSTEPVATTSRSCNIIVPKEYLLNLQVQNNILKNMLSNELSLPMNTTFKPPETQCSQVFRSIPSLGTERSWLEGINYSLNLIKEKPPLEKPFNRVISMLKKNCQKVNEKLPENHDAAAKDGFN; translated from the exons ATGAGTCAACAGATTAAATGTACAAAAAAGTCCAACATTTATTTTCTTAGACCAAAGAAGAAAAAGTCTAAAGACCATATTAGTGAAGATATGCTGCTTACATACGAT AAATGCCTTACGCTTGGCATGGAACCAGTATGGATCAGTGAAAGAGATtctaataaaatgaaatttacgaGAAATGATATCCTTGTGGTGGAAAAATATGAAGAACTTTCAGATAATACATTAAAAACATCTAAATGTTG CATAGTTAATCCAGAACTTTTTCCACTTATTTCTAATATAACTCTAGGTAGAACAAGTCCAGTGCATTCAAATGTCATGCAAGATCTTTGTATATGTATTTCTTCTCGTTTATGTTTAGAAGATAAG AGATACATACAAGTATTAGTGTCACAGATGAGTGGAAATTTTACAACAAAGTTAAATGATAAAGTAACACATCTTgtaatattatctattttgtCTGTTGAATACGAG AAGGCAATACGTATGAAAATACAAATAGTTACAAAAGAATGGGTTAAAGCAATATGGGAAGCAAATAAGGGAGATTATGTTGAGCCAAATGACAAGAGGTTTGATAAATATAAAGTTTCTATCTTCTATAATTTAGTTATAACAGCAACAAATATTAAGAGATGTGAAAAGGAAGAAATTGCACGTTTAATTAAAGATAATGGAGGA ATGTATTTGAATGATTTGGATATAAAAAAAGTTAATATAGTACTTGCACCAGAAAATAGTGAAGTAAGTCAGAAGCTCAAATATGCAGAAGAagcaaatattatttgtttaacACTAAATTGGCTATATGAAAGTATAAAAGCTGGCCATGCTTTGCCTTTTAAGCACTATATATATCAAACAGAACAAAAAGAACAATATTCTTCAAGAAGATCAAATG TTTCTACAGTTACTACAATTTTGGATAATCTTACGTTTATTGAAGCAGAAGCGGCTGGTCCATTTTTATATGGTTGCGTT ATTTACCTAGCTGGATTTACTTCTGATCAAAAGGATAAACTTAACTTAATATTGACTGTAGGTTATGCAATGCCATTTGATTATGTATGTGACATGGTAACACACGTTATTGTCGGGGACGAAGATAGGGCAGCTAGTGAACTAAAATTATTGAAACCAGGAGCATTATG TCCACATATATTGAAACTGGAATGGTTGGTAGAGAGTATCAGATTAAAACAGCCCGCGCCAGTAGAATATTTCTTATACGAACAAGAAAATAGTACACTTAAAAAG GATTTACAATTGATGCAAGAAAGGATGTCAGAAGAAGGGAAAGAATCATCTAATCTCGGTCAACAGGAGCTACATAATGCAATTG TTTCAACAACTGATGAGCCATATACACCTGTTTCAACTCAACTGTCAGAAagtcccgaagaatatttcataccaCCTGAAGCAaataatattgatattaatgatAGACTATTTGAAG gtCTGACATTTGTCGTATCTGACTTATGTGACATGTATAATGATGTGGTTAAAGATATAATAGCAATGAATGGAAAAGTAGTTCAAGATATGCTCGTTACGAGTCCAGACTATGGTATTGTGCCAAAATTTGGTATGACTTTAAATTGTACAGCGAAAGAAATTGTTACCGATTTGTTTATT GAAGATTGTATAGATCAGGGTCGAATAGTTAAAGTTATGTATTATCATAGACCTATATCTGTAACAAAGATTGCATTAGTAGGTTGTGTTCTTACAATCAGCACATATGTAGGAGTTGAACGATCGTATCTTGTAACATTAGCTATGGAATTGGGTGCAAC AAAGCAAAATATTTTCGCTTGTGAAACGATTATTGAAGAAGGTATCTATAAAAACACACATTTAATTTGTCCAATGCCGGAAGGGAAGAAGTATGACCTTGCAGTAAGGTGTAAAATACCAGTTGTTACCGCAGAATGGTTAAAAGCCTGTGCGGCTCAATCAACATGGGTTGACGAAACGCCATTTCTTGTAAAAAGTTTAG TGCCGTCTAAAGGCCCAGAAAGACCAATGGAATTAGACACAAGTTTACTTCAAACTAACACAAATAAAATAGTTTTTTCTACTGAACCAGTAGCCACTACTTCAAGAAGCTGCAACATTATTGTTCCAAAAGAATATTTGCTAAATttacaa gttcaaaataatattttaaaaaacatGCTGAGTAATGAACTCAGCTTACCTATGAACACAACTTTTAAACCACCAGAAACACAATGTAGTCAAGTGTTTAGATCCATTCCTTCACTAGGGACAGAGAGATCTTGGTTGGAAGGGATTAATTATtccttaaatttaataaaagaaaaacctCCTTTGGAAAAGCCATTTAATAGA GTTATCTCAATGCTTAAAAAAAACTGTCAGAAAGTAAATGAAAAGTTACCAGag aATCATGATGCAGCAGCAAAAGATGGTTTCAACTAG
- the LOC126926028 gene encoding DNA topoisomerase 2-binding protein 1-like isoform X4 translates to MLKCLTLGMEPVWISERDSNKMKFTRNDILVVEKYEELSDNTLKTSKCCIVNPELFPLISNITLGRTSPVHSNVMQDLCICISSRLCLEDKRYIQVLVSQMSGNFTTKLNDKVTHLVILSILSVEYEKAIRMKIQIVTKEWVKAIWEANKGDYVEPNDKRFDKYKVSIFYNLVITATNIKRCEKEEIARLIKDNGGMYLNDLDIKKVNIVLAPENSEVSQKLKYAEEANIICLTLNWLYESIKAGHALPFKHYIYQTEQKEQYSSRRSNVSTVTTILDNLTFIEAEAAGPFLYGCVIYLAGFTSDQKDKLNLILTVGYAMPFDYVCDMVTHVIVGDEDRAASELKLLKPGALCPHILKLEWLVESIRLKQPAPVEYFLYEQENSTLKKDLQLMQERMSEEGKESSNLGQQELHNAIVSTTDEPYTPVSTQLSESPEEYFIPPEANNIDINDRLFEGLTFVVSDLCDMYNDVVKDIIAMNGKVVQDMLVTSPDYGIVPKFGMTLNCTAKEIVTDLFIEDCIDQGRIVKVMYYHRPISVTKIALVGCVLTISTYVGVERSYLVTLAMELGATKQNIFACETIIEEGIYKNTHLICPMPEGKKYDLAVRCKIPVVTAEWLKACAAQSTWVDETPFLVKSLVPSKGPERPMELDTSLLQTNTNKIVFSTEPVATTSRSCNIIVPKEYLLNLQVQNNILKNMLSNELSLPMNTTFKPPETQCSQVFRSIPSLGTERSWLEGINYSLNLIKEKPPLEKPFNRVISMLKKNCQKVNEKLPENHDAAAKDGFN, encoded by the exons ATGTTA AAATGCCTTACGCTTGGCATGGAACCAGTATGGATCAGTGAAAGAGATtctaataaaatgaaatttacgaGAAATGATATCCTTGTGGTGGAAAAATATGAAGAACTTTCAGATAATACATTAAAAACATCTAAATGTTG CATAGTTAATCCAGAACTTTTTCCACTTATTTCTAATATAACTCTAGGTAGAACAAGTCCAGTGCATTCAAATGTCATGCAAGATCTTTGTATATGTATTTCTTCTCGTTTATGTTTAGAAGATAAG AGATACATACAAGTATTAGTGTCACAGATGAGTGGAAATTTTACAACAAAGTTAAATGATAAAGTAACACATCTTgtaatattatctattttgtCTGTTGAATACGAG AAGGCAATACGTATGAAAATACAAATAGTTACAAAAGAATGGGTTAAAGCAATATGGGAAGCAAATAAGGGAGATTATGTTGAGCCAAATGACAAGAGGTTTGATAAATATAAAGTTTCTATCTTCTATAATTTAGTTATAACAGCAACAAATATTAAGAGATGTGAAAAGGAAGAAATTGCACGTTTAATTAAAGATAATGGAGGA ATGTATTTGAATGATTTGGATATAAAAAAAGTTAATATAGTACTTGCACCAGAAAATAGTGAAGTAAGTCAGAAGCTCAAATATGCAGAAGAagcaaatattatttgtttaacACTAAATTGGCTATATGAAAGTATAAAAGCTGGCCATGCTTTGCCTTTTAAGCACTATATATATCAAACAGAACAAAAAGAACAATATTCTTCAAGAAGATCAAATG TTTCTACAGTTACTACAATTTTGGATAATCTTACGTTTATTGAAGCAGAAGCGGCTGGTCCATTTTTATATGGTTGCGTT ATTTACCTAGCTGGATTTACTTCTGATCAAAAGGATAAACTTAACTTAATATTGACTGTAGGTTATGCAATGCCATTTGATTATGTATGTGACATGGTAACACACGTTATTGTCGGGGACGAAGATAGGGCAGCTAGTGAACTAAAATTATTGAAACCAGGAGCATTATG TCCACATATATTGAAACTGGAATGGTTGGTAGAGAGTATCAGATTAAAACAGCCCGCGCCAGTAGAATATTTCTTATACGAACAAGAAAATAGTACACTTAAAAAG GATTTACAATTGATGCAAGAAAGGATGTCAGAAGAAGGGAAAGAATCATCTAATCTCGGTCAACAGGAGCTACATAATGCAATTG TTTCAACAACTGATGAGCCATATACACCTGTTTCAACTCAACTGTCAGAAagtcccgaagaatatttcataccaCCTGAAGCAaataatattgatattaatgatAGACTATTTGAAG gtCTGACATTTGTCGTATCTGACTTATGTGACATGTATAATGATGTGGTTAAAGATATAATAGCAATGAATGGAAAAGTAGTTCAAGATATGCTCGTTACGAGTCCAGACTATGGTATTGTGCCAAAATTTGGTATGACTTTAAATTGTACAGCGAAAGAAATTGTTACCGATTTGTTTATT GAAGATTGTATAGATCAGGGTCGAATAGTTAAAGTTATGTATTATCATAGACCTATATCTGTAACAAAGATTGCATTAGTAGGTTGTGTTCTTACAATCAGCACATATGTAGGAGTTGAACGATCGTATCTTGTAACATTAGCTATGGAATTGGGTGCAAC AAAGCAAAATATTTTCGCTTGTGAAACGATTATTGAAGAAGGTATCTATAAAAACACACATTTAATTTGTCCAATGCCGGAAGGGAAGAAGTATGACCTTGCAGTAAGGTGTAAAATACCAGTTGTTACCGCAGAATGGTTAAAAGCCTGTGCGGCTCAATCAACATGGGTTGACGAAACGCCATTTCTTGTAAAAAGTTTAG TGCCGTCTAAAGGCCCAGAAAGACCAATGGAATTAGACACAAGTTTACTTCAAACTAACACAAATAAAATAGTTTTTTCTACTGAACCAGTAGCCACTACTTCAAGAAGCTGCAACATTATTGTTCCAAAAGAATATTTGCTAAATttacaa gttcaaaataatattttaaaaaacatGCTGAGTAATGAACTCAGCTTACCTATGAACACAACTTTTAAACCACCAGAAACACAATGTAGTCAAGTGTTTAGATCCATTCCTTCACTAGGGACAGAGAGATCTTGGTTGGAAGGGATTAATTATtccttaaatttaataaaagaaaaacctCCTTTGGAAAAGCCATTTAATAGA GTTATCTCAATGCTTAAAAAAAACTGTCAGAAAGTAAATGAAAAGTTACCAGag aATCATGATGCAGCAGCAAAAGATGGTTTCAACTAG